The following coding sequences are from one Sciurus carolinensis chromosome 11, mSciCar1.2, whole genome shotgun sequence window:
- the Ifitm5 gene encoding interferon-induced transmembrane protein 5, giving the protein MDTSYPRESPRASTPRKVDGAAHTALALGSPSPPPRDYLIWSVFSTLYLNLCCLGFLALVHSIKARDQKVAGDLEAARRYGSRAKCYNILAAMWTLVPPLLLLGLVVTGALHLSRLAKNSAAFFSTKFHDADYD; this is encoded by the exons ATGGACACGTCCTACCCCCGTGAGAGCCCCCGGGCCTCCACTCCCCGCAAGGTCGATGGTGCTGCCCACACGGCTCTGGCACTGGGGTCACCAAGTCCCCCGCCTCGCGACTACTTGATATGGTCAGTCTTCAGCACACTCTACCTGAACCTCTGCTGCCTAGGCTTCCTGGCACTGGTGCACTCCATCAAG GCTCGAGACCAGAAGGTGGCTGGCGATCTGGAGGCAGCGCGGAGGTACGGTTCCAGAGCCAAGTGCTACAACATCCTGGCTGCCATGTGGACATTGGTGCCCCCGCTGCTGCTTCTGGGGCTGGTGGTGACCGGTGCCCTGCACCTCTCCCGCCTGGCCAAGAACTCCGCAGCCTTCTTCAGCACCAAGTTCCATGATGCAGACTATGACTGA
- the Pgghg gene encoding protein-glucosylgalactosylhydroxylysine glucosidase: MAETREDPTTFTARSLPSDPRFLATVTNAYLGTRVYHDTLHVSGVYNGAGSGTHRASLPSPLNVKLEAPPGPGEQMAETFALDTNTGSFLHTLESSNFKACQRIYAHRTLPHVLAFSVSIARLAAGSWPITVLLRSSFSPESPDLDLQLGPDFQGVRYLCGHTLTPEQPGGPQQEVHMLWTPVPPTLTLGEGEEDRTWEFLTVVGSSQAEAQAHLQEALQLQARGTLYPAHAQSWAQLWAGCGVDVVGPLPLRQALRGSLYYLLSALPPPGAVGYVCHGLSPGGLSNGSQEECYWGHVFWDQDLWIFPNILMFHPEAARAILEYRIRTLSGALENARNLCYQGAKFAWESAGSGLEVCPEDIYGVQEIHINGAVLLAFQLYYYTTQDLQLFRESGGWDVVSAVAEFWCSRVEWSPKEKQYHLRGVIPPDEYHSGVNNSTYTNVLVQTSLHFAADLAQDLGLPVPNQWLVVADKIKVPFDPERNFHPEFDGYEPGEEVKQADVVLLGYPVPFPLNPDVRRKNLEIYEAATSPWGPAMTWSMFAVGWMELKDPSRARSLLDKSFTSVTEPFKVWTENADGSGAVNFLTGMGGFLQAVLFGCTGLRVTRTGMTFDPLCPAGVSGVCVSGISYQGNKLNFAISEDCVTVEVTAQVERWAPLLEAELWPSQVRLPLLPGHKASFPLSAGRIQRSLP, encoded by the exons CGAGCAAGTCTGCCCAGCCCGCTCAACGTCAAGCTGGAGGCACCCCCAGGGCCAGGAGAGCAGATGGCCGAGACCTTTGCCCTGGACACCAACACAG gaTCCTTTCTGCACACCCTGGAGAGCTCCAACTTCAAGGCTTGCCAGCGAATCTACGCCCACCGCACACTGCCCCACGTTCTGGCCTTCAGTGTGTCCATTGCACGCTTGGCTGCAGGGAGCTGGCCCATCACAGTGCTGCTGCGTTCATCCTTCTCCCCAGAAAGCCCAGACCTGGACTTGCAACTGGGGCCTGACTTCCAGGGAGTCCG GTACCTGTGTGGCCACACACTCACCCCTGAGCAACCTGGGGGGCCGCAACAGGAGGTGCACATGCTGTGGACACCAGTGCCCCCGACGCTGACCCTGGGGGAAGGCGAGGAGGACAGGACCTGGGAGTTCCTAACTGTAGTGGGCAGCAGCCAGGCAGAGGCCCAGGCCCACCTCCAGGAGGCCCTGCAGCTGCAGGCCAGGGGCACTCTGTACCCAGCCCATGCACAGTCCTGGGCCCAGCTGTGGGCAGGCTGCGGCGTGGACGTGGTGGGACCGCTGCCCCTGCGCCAGGCCCTTCGTGGCTCCCTCTACTACCTGCTCAGTGCCCTGCCCCCACCCGGGGCTGTAGGGTACGTCTGTCATGGCCTCAGCCCCGGGGGCCTCTCCAACGGGAGCCAGGAGGAGTGCTACTGGGGCCATGTCTTCTGGGACCAG GATCTCTGGATATTCCCAAATATCCTGATGTTCCACCCAGAGGCTGCCAGGGCCATCCTGGAGTACCGCATCAGGACACTGAGTGGGGCCCTTGAGAATGCCCGGAACCTGTGCTACCAG GGAGCCAAGTTTGCTTGGGAGAGTGCAGGCTCAGGCTTGGAGGTCTGCCCTGAGGACATTTATGGGGTTCAGGAGATCCACATCAATGGGGCTGTCCTGTTGGCTTTCCAGCTATACTACTACACCACCCAG GACCTGCAACTTTTCCGGGAGTCTGGTGGCTGGGATGTGGTCAGTGCTGTGGCTGAGTTCTGGTGTAGCCGTGTAGAGTGGAGCCCCAAGGAGAAGCAGTACCACCTGAGAG GAGTCATTCCGCCTGATGAGTACCATTCAGGAGTCAACAACTCCACGTACACCAATGTCCTGGTCCAGACCAG CCTGCACTTTGCAGCTGATCTGGCCCAGGACCTGGGTCTGCCTGTCCCTAACCAGTGGCTGGTGGTGGCTGATAAGATCAAGGTGCCCTTTGACCCGGAGCGGAACTTCCACCCTGAGTTTGATGGGTATGAGCCTG GAGAGGAGGTGAAGCAGGCTGATGTCGTGCTCCTGGGGTACCCAGTCCCCTTCCCCCTGAATCCTGATGTCCGCAGAAAGAACCTGGAGATTTACGAGGCTGCGACATCCCCCTGGGGCCCAGCCATGACCTGG AGCATGTTTGCAGTGGGCTGGATGGAGCTGAAGGACCCATCAAGGGCACGAAGCCTTCTGGACAAGAGCTTTACCAGTGTAACTGAGCCCTTCAAG GTGTGGACAGAGAATGCAGACGGGTCTGGCGCAGTGAACTTCCTGACAGGCATGGGGGGCTTCCTGCAGGCAGTGCTCTTTGGATGCACAGGCCTCAG GGTCACCAGGACAGGTATGACCTTTGACCCCCTGTGTCCGGCGGGGGTCTCCGGAGTGTGCGTCTCTGGCATCTCCTACCAGGGGAACAAGCTCAACTTTGCCATCTCTGAGGACTGTGTGACAGTTGAGGTCACTGCCCAGGTGGAACGCTGGGCCCCCCTGCTGGAGGCCGAGCTGTGGCCCTCACAGGTTCGGCTCCCTCTGCTGCCAG GACACAAGGCCTCCTTTCCCCTCTCGGCTGGCCGAATACAAAGGTCACTCCCATAG